Proteins encoded within one genomic window of Brienomyrus brachyistius isolate T26 chromosome 22, BBRACH_0.4, whole genome shotgun sequence:
- the cbx6b gene encoding nuclear envelope pore membrane protein POM 121, whose product MELSAVGDRVFAAESIIKRRVRKGRIEYLVKWKGWAIKYSTWEPEENILDGRLISAFEQKERERELYGPKKRGPKPKTFLLKARAQAADTSTQVSDIQQYHSPASSTSRPTSSSASPASSLHSPYPPSSSSSSSSSAPTAKLQSGAAHHKLKKDIRRCHRMSRRPLPRPDPLAPPPGSSSSSLAFPSRPPVSPFSETVRILNRKVKPREAKRGRIILNLKVIDKAGGGRRAPSMAHQQGMHHSQPGRPKIPSRNRIIGKSKRFTEVPYRGLQPPLKMTGFPMYTKPFGVQQPISQSQSSTGSSENTGGKGPGEGAPPIPGSALLNPDDVMPEPQTLPRYQPSPSPSTSSGSDSGTTSPPHIQPTPLQAPEPASAASPSPPSLSPEPLESKQDAPRNPPSFLPSPSSIFLSSLSSSSSTSTSEDEEVLDLSVPHEDKRNARRRHHLRRLQGKSASAISIPLTPKSLGIGPPLLSPEQTRTLSEGNPDWHPEMAPRANVVVTDVTTNLLTVTIKEFCHPPEFEKPEPPSPSSSSVSVQVVTPSPAASATCQSKLPTADSATLKFLVVILAAGMLAFLGAVICIIAAVHPGFISAVPQAFSDNESLSHDSVLETLPEGSVVQAGPLGALHGAETTDGIGASVSNSDRAGSGGRQQVTFSRLICTPVPAGECNPKTFLKQSASPPLHSDEDWSYLSTTAKQLQETILQQKDQILSDQQTIQELTGKLSECEIGLGERSYPGRSAGLWGNRRRLLAGNGHMSPVVPEQQSTLVLEEMEQAIIQMKDRIEKLEIDTPPTSQNHTGAPQKGQGGLPGNRGTWIKAPSRRPQDKLGGKLEAKVQQLEGERVMLNGDARGRQQEAPEDADSLWRSIDRLEQSLSGYNFPESYKLLFPVRTDYMYGVVRHPIPEMYAMTACLWLRPKGSGLGTPFSYSIPEQPNELVLLQGVHNPVEILINDKVAQLPLVPQPGKWQHLCVTWSLRDGVWQAYQGGTLKGEGEGLAAWHPIRPGGMLILGQEQDAIGGRFDASQAMVGELFQFNLWDRVLSSSEVADLATCSSALLGNVVPWTNRGIDVFGGATKEPAEPCTEQIGAQ is encoded by the exons ATGGAGCTCTCCGCGGTCGGGGACCGAGTGTTCGCGGCGGAGTCCATCATCAAACGTCGCGTCCGGAAG GGTCGTATTGAGTATCTGGTTAAATGGAAAGGATGGGCGATCAA ATATAGTACATGGGAGCCAGAAGAGAATATTTTGGACGGACGCCTTATTTCGGCTTTTGAACAGAA agagagagagagggaacttTACGGGCCAAAGAAAAGGGGACCCAAACCCAAAACCTTCCTTCTCAAG GCAAGAGCCCAAGCAGCTGACACTTCAACACAAGTCTCTGACATCCAGCAGTACCACTCACCAGCCTCTTCCACCTCCAGGCCTACTTCATCTTCTGCCTCCCCCGCATCCTCCTTGCACTCCCCTTACCCTCCttcgtcctcgtcctcgtcctcctcctcgGCCCCCACCGCCAAACTCCAGTCAGGTGCTGCCCACCACAAACTGAAGAAAGATATTCGTCGCTGCCATCGCATGTCTCGGCGTCCCCTGCCTCGCCCCGACCCTCTGGCCCCGCCTCcaggctcctcctcctccagcttgGCCTTTCCCTCCCGCCCGCCTGTCTCCCCGTTCTCGGAGACCGTTCGTATCCTGAACCGCAAGGTAAAGCCCCGTGAAGCCAAACGAGGCAGGATCATCCTAAACCTGAAGGTGATTGACAAGGCAGGTGGTGGCAGGAGAGCACCTTCGATGGCCCACCAACAAGGGATGCACCACTCCCAACCAGGACGGCCCAAAATTCCCTCCCGGAACCGCATTATAGGGAAGAGCAAGAGGTTTACCGAAGTGCCTTATAGAGGTCTGCAGCCCCCACTGAAAATGACAGGGTTCCCCATGTACACAAAGCCTTTTGGTGTCCAGCAACCCATTAGTCAGTCTCAAAGCAGTACTGGTAGTAGTGAAAATACAGGAGGGAAAGGTCCTGGGGAAGGTGCTCCTCCCATTCCTGGCTCTGCTCTGTTAAATCCAGATGATGTAATGCCAGAGCCTCAGACTTTGCCGCGCTATCAGCCCTCTCCCTCACCATCGACCTCCAGTGGCTCTGACAGTGGTACCACCTCCCCGCCTCACATTCAGCCGACCCCTCTACAAGCCCCCGAACCCGCCTCTGCCGCTTCGCCATCCCCACCCAGCCTCAGCCCCGAGCCCCTGGAGTCAAAGCAAGACGCGCCCCGCAACCCTCCATCTTTTCTCCCATCTCCTTCGTCCATCTTTCTCTCCTCGttgtcctcctcatcctctaccTCGACTTCAGAGGATGAAGAGGTCCTGGATCTGTCTGTGCCCCATGAAGACAAGAGGAACGCCCGACGTCGTCATCACCTGCGTCGACTTCAAGGCAAGTCAGCCTCTGCCATTTCCATCCCTCTGACCCCCAAGAGCTTGGGCATTGGGCCACCGCTTCTCTCCCCCGAGCAGACAAGGACACTGTCGGAAGGCAACCCTGACTGGCACCCTGAAATGGCCCCTCGCGCCAACGTGGTTGTGACGGACGTAACCACAAACCTGCTCACTGTCACCATCAAGGAGTTCTGCCATCCGCCTGAATTTGAGAAGCCTGAGCCACCATCCCCCTCATCATCCTCTGTCAGCGTTCAAGTAGTGACCCCTTCACCAGCAGCCTCTGCGACCTGCCAGTCTAAACTA CCGACCGCGGATTCCGCCACCCTGAAGTTCCTCGTTGTCATTCTGGCCGCGGGGATGCTGGCCTTCCTCGGCGCGGTCATCTGCATTATTGCCGCGGTCCATCCCGGATTTATTTCCGCCGTCCCCCAGGCGTTTTCGGACAACGAGTCGCTGTCCCATGACTCGGTTCTGGAGACCCTTCCGGAGGGATCCGTGGTCCAGGCTGGACCGCTGGGTGCTCtccacggtgctgaaacgaCAGATGGGATAGGGGCTTCCGTTAGTAATTCGGACAGAGCTGGTTCAGGAGGAAGACAGCAGGTTACTTTCAGCCGCCTCATATGCACCCCCGTCCCTGCCGGCGAATGCAACCCAAAGACCTTCCTAAAGCAGAGTGCCAGTCCGCCGCTGCACTCAGACGAAGACTGGAGTTATCTGAGCACCACGGCCAAGCAGCTCCAGGAGACCATCCTGCAGCAGAAGGACCAGATACTTTCAGATCAGCAGACCATACAGGAGCTTACGGGGAAGCTGTCCGAGTGCGAGATCGGACTGGGCGAGCGCAGCTATCCGGGACGGAGCGCAGGGCTTTGGGGGAACAGACGGCGACTCTTGGCCGGGAACGGCCATATGTCACCCGTCGTGccggagcagcagagcaccctCGTCTTGGAGGAGATGGAGCAGGCCATAATTCAGATGAAGGATCGCATTGAGAAACTGGAG ATTGATACACCGCCTACATCCCAGAACCACACGGGGGCACCACAGAAAGGTCAGGGGGGGCTCCCAGGAAACCGGGGCACCTGGATCAAGGCACCATCTCGACGACCGCAGGACAAGCTGGGGGGCAAGCTTGAGGCCAAggtgcagcagctggaaggggaAAGGGTGATGCTGAATGGTGATGCGAGGGGTCGCCAGCAGGAGGCGCCAGAGGATGCTGACTCTCTATGGCGCAGCATCGATCGCCTGGAGCAAA GTCTCTCCGGGTATAACTTCCCAGAGAGCTACAAGCTGCTGTTCCCGGTGCGGACGGACTACATGTATGGTGTGGTGCGACACCCCATCCCGGAGATGTACGCCATGACTGCCTGCCTGTGGCTCCGCCCCAAGGGCTCAGGCCTGGGGACACCCTTCTCCTACTCCATCCCAGAGCAGCCCAACGAGCTGGTGCTGCTGCAGGGCGTGCACAACCCCGTGGAGATCCTCATTAACGACAAG GTGGCACAGCTGCCTCTAGTCCCGCAGCCAGGCAAGTGGCAGCACCTGTGTGTAACTTGGAGCTTGAGGGATGGAGTGTGGCAGGCCTACCAAGGGGGTACACTGAAGGGGGAAGGAGAGGGTCTGGCTGCCTGGCACCCTATCCGGCCTGGGGGTATGCTTATCTTGGGGCAGGAGCAG GATGCAATAGGCGGTCGCTTTGATGCCTCCCAAGCCATGGTGGGGGAGCTCTTTCAATTTAACCTCTGGGACCGGGTGCTGTCATCCTCGGAGGTGGCGGACCTGGCGACCTGCAGCTCAGCCCTACTGGGCAACGTGGTGCCGTGGACCAACCGCGGCATCGATGTGTTTGGGGGGGCCACCAAGGAGCCAGCGGAGCCGTGCACGGAGCAAATCGGGGCCCAGTAG
- the LOC125718482 gene encoding brain-specific angiogenesis inhibitor 1-associated protein 2-like protein 2 isoform X2 encodes MSGQSSDHVHRSTLGVYANILDQFNPGLQKLVGLGNSYVQAFQALAVTSKAYFDALAKMGEQALRSSSSYSLGDILIEISENQRRLMAELEAVFRWFHTDVLQEMDSNIKMDKDYISACRRRYEMEVRCQAAALEKQLKRGSQRNTQSSSSYMQFLWQNQQEALKEEERRFQFLAEKHCGLTQSMLYLLNKTGSVLQQRAERWREHVVELRGGRPRTVMHVDPHATVGGRESDGACSQATRGQQPWGVLPSRGSSLQSVCSASCSPAASSGLNKGRPVRALVSHDDSANPTLLPFSQGQVVTVLVSTALNGWLYGRVEGGSRLGWFPAAYVQPLEDGPEDSNLSASNFLQVNIGSSQDAAPPPALLPAQPPAPPPAPPPSPPPAPRLKVTTSPVRKAESTTPSKAKRPYRD; translated from the exons ATGTCAGGGCAGAGTAGCGATCATGTGCATCGGTCGACTCTTGGAGTGTACGCG AACATTTTGGATCAGTTCAACCCCGGCTTGCAAAAACTTGTCGGTCTCGGTAACAGTTACGTGCAGGCTTTCCAAG CCTTGGCTGTAACCAGCAAGGCCTACTTCGATGCCTTGGCCAAGATGGGTGAGCAAGCGCTTCGAAGCAGCTCATCCTACTCACTAG GGGACATCTTGATCGAGATCTCCGAGAATCAGAGAAGACTCATGGCTGAACTGGAGGCCGTC TTTCGTTGGTTTCATACTGATGTGTTGCAGGAGATGGATAGTAATATCAAGATGGATAAAGATTACATATCG gcctgcaggaggcgctatgagatggaggtgagatgccaggcagcagCTCTAGAGAAGCAGCTGAAAAGAGGCTCTCAGAGAAACACCCAG AGCAGCAGCAGCTACATGCAGTTCCTTTGGCAGAACCAGCAGGAGGCACTgaaagaggaggagaggaggtTCCAATTTCTTGCTGAGAAGCACTGCGGCCTCACTCAGTCCATGCTGTACCTCCTGAACAAG ACTGGCAGCGTGCTGCAGCAGCGAGCGGAGCGATGGAGGGAGCATGTGGTGGAGCTGAGGGGGGGCAGGCCTCGCACGGTGATGCACGTCGACCCTCATGCGACG GTGGGAGGGAGAGAATCAGATGGAGCATGCTCTCAGGCTACCAGAGGGCAGCAGCCATGGGGTGTGCTGCCCTCCAGAG GCTCCTCCCTCCAGTCCGTTTGCTCCGCCTCCTGCTCCCCAGCTGCGTCCTCTGGGCTGAACAAGGGCAGACCAGTGAGAGCGCTGGTCTCCCACGATGACTCAGCAAACCCCACACTACTGCCCTTCTCCCAGGGGCAGGTGGTCACCGTCTTGGTATCGACGGCCCTAAACGGCTGGCTATATGGCAGGGTGGAGGGGGGCTCAAG GCTGGGCTGGTTCCCCGCAGCATATGTCCAACCGCTTGAGGATGGCCCTGAAGATAGCAACCTCAG CGCCAGCAATTTCCTTCAAGTGAACATCGGGAGCAGTCAAGACGCAGCTCCACCCCCTGCTCTGCTCCCAGCTCAGCCCCCTGCTCCGCCCCCTGCTCCACCCCCATCTCCGCCCCCAGCCCCACGCTTAAAAGTCACAACCTCTCCCGTAAGGAAGGCAGAGTCCACCACTCCCAGCAAG GCGAAGCGACCATATCGTGACTGA
- the LOC125718482 gene encoding brain-specific angiogenesis inhibitor 1-associated protein 2-like protein 2 isoform X1, with amino-acid sequence MSGQSSDHVHRSTLGVYANILDQFNPGLQKLVGLGNSYVQAFQALAVTSKAYFDALAKMGEQALRSSSSYSLGDILIEISENQRRLMAELEAVFRWFHTDVLQEMDSNIKMDKDYISACRRRYEMEVRCQAAALEKQLKRGSQRNTQSSSSYMQFLWQNQQEALKEEERRFQFLAEKHCGLTQSMLYLLNKTGSVLQQRAERWREHVVELRGGRPRTVMHVDPHATQVGGRESDGACSQATRGQQPWGVLPSRGSSLQSVCSASCSPAASSGLNKGRPVRALVSHDDSANPTLLPFSQGQVVTVLVSTALNGWLYGRVEGGSRLGWFPAAYVQPLEDGPEDSNLSASNFLQVNIGSSQDAAPPPALLPAQPPAPPPAPPPSPPPAPRLKVTTSPVRKAESTTPSKAKRPYRD; translated from the exons ATGTCAGGGCAGAGTAGCGATCATGTGCATCGGTCGACTCTTGGAGTGTACGCG AACATTTTGGATCAGTTCAACCCCGGCTTGCAAAAACTTGTCGGTCTCGGTAACAGTTACGTGCAGGCTTTCCAAG CCTTGGCTGTAACCAGCAAGGCCTACTTCGATGCCTTGGCCAAGATGGGTGAGCAAGCGCTTCGAAGCAGCTCATCCTACTCACTAG GGGACATCTTGATCGAGATCTCCGAGAATCAGAGAAGACTCATGGCTGAACTGGAGGCCGTC TTTCGTTGGTTTCATACTGATGTGTTGCAGGAGATGGATAGTAATATCAAGATGGATAAAGATTACATATCG gcctgcaggaggcgctatgagatggaggtgagatgccaggcagcagCTCTAGAGAAGCAGCTGAAAAGAGGCTCTCAGAGAAACACCCAG AGCAGCAGCAGCTACATGCAGTTCCTTTGGCAGAACCAGCAGGAGGCACTgaaagaggaggagaggaggtTCCAATTTCTTGCTGAGAAGCACTGCGGCCTCACTCAGTCCATGCTGTACCTCCTGAACAAG ACTGGCAGCGTGCTGCAGCAGCGAGCGGAGCGATGGAGGGAGCATGTGGTGGAGCTGAGGGGGGGCAGGCCTCGCACGGTGATGCACGTCGACCCTCATGCGACG CAGGTGGGAGGGAGAGAATCAGATGGAGCATGCTCTCAGGCTACCAGAGGGCAGCAGCCATGGGGTGTGCTGCCCTCCAGAG GCTCCTCCCTCCAGTCCGTTTGCTCCGCCTCCTGCTCCCCAGCTGCGTCCTCTGGGCTGAACAAGGGCAGACCAGTGAGAGCGCTGGTCTCCCACGATGACTCAGCAAACCCCACACTACTGCCCTTCTCCCAGGGGCAGGTGGTCACCGTCTTGGTATCGACGGCCCTAAACGGCTGGCTATATGGCAGGGTGGAGGGGGGCTCAAG GCTGGGCTGGTTCCCCGCAGCATATGTCCAACCGCTTGAGGATGGCCCTGAAGATAGCAACCTCAG CGCCAGCAATTTCCTTCAAGTGAACATCGGGAGCAGTCAAGACGCAGCTCCACCCCCTGCTCTGCTCCCAGCTCAGCCCCCTGCTCCGCCCCCTGCTCCACCCCCATCTCCGCCCCCAGCCCCACGCTTAAAAGTCACAACCTCTCCCGTAAGGAAGGCAGAGTCCACCACTCCCAGCAAG GCGAAGCGACCATATCGTGACTGA